The following coding sequences are from one Ruminococcus flavefaciens AE3010 window:
- a CDS encoding phage/plasmid primase, P4 family: protein MHVTVFYADYLHKEDNCLYPNKVVVASVADMTKVQNYDHVCAEYKNNYRNIGNYVISDNVMMDCDNANSDDPDDWITPVDIDNMLPDVAYILVFSRNHMKQKDGKAARPKFHVYFPIHPLDDSVAYAGLKAKIYNEFPFFDAGAIDAARFVYGSPGAEILWHEGELNIDDYLALSAKSSITKSSIPKGTRNTTLHRYSVIILKRFGLTEDTYQKYLKKSKECEPPLSQKELDNIWKSACKFYKVISSSPDYIPPDKYNGGSLKPDDFSHIGEARTFTAAYNNEVCYTEATGFLRYNGINWEESYQRSKKAVMEHTDLQLKEANIMINAAFEKMETLGTTRAETMMLRKNQLAIMSIDKTAAYQELISAKDYHAFVMRCRNINGVKSILEASMPLMEKQPDELDNNPFLLNTPTFTYNLKKGLNGMQEHNYNDYITKVTMVSPDTKGDNLWNDALDVFFCGDKELINYVQRIVGLAAIGNVYLEAMIIAYGSGRNGKSTFWNTIARVLGNYAGNMSADTLTVGCKRNVKPEMAELKGKRLVIASELEEGMHLNSSMIKQLCSTDAIYAEKKYKAPFSFTPSHTLVLYTNHLPKVSAYDLGTWRRLIVIPFNATIDGSSDIKNYTEYLAKHAGGAILSWIIEGSRKAIAENYNIKPPNVVCEAIAAYREKNDWLSVFLNEKCAIDPSYKQKSGELYDAYLDYCVNTKEHKHSTKDFYAALEQAGYHKMRNNKGSFVYGLMIKSDYHTNEMDFGA, encoded by the coding sequence ATGCATGTAACTGTTTTTTATGCTGATTATCTTCATAAAGAGGATAATTGCTTATATCCGAATAAAGTTGTTGTTGCTTCAGTGGCAGATATGACGAAGGTGCAGAACTATGATCATGTCTGTGCTGAGTATAAAAACAACTATCGAAATATAGGAAACTATGTCATATCGGATAATGTTATGATGGATTGTGACAATGCCAATAGTGACGATCCAGATGACTGGATTACTCCGGTGGATATAGATAATATGCTGCCGGATGTGGCATATATCCTTGTTTTTAGCCGAAATCATATGAAGCAGAAGGATGGCAAAGCTGCTCGTCCTAAATTTCATGTGTATTTTCCAATTCATCCACTCGATGATAGTGTTGCTTATGCTGGCCTTAAGGCTAAGATATATAATGAATTTCCGTTTTTTGATGCTGGGGCTATCGATGCGGCACGTTTTGTATATGGTTCACCTGGAGCTGAAATATTATGGCATGAAGGTGAGCTGAATATTGATGACTATCTTGCTTTAAGCGCAAAGTCGTCAATTACAAAGTCATCAATTCCCAAAGGGACACGCAATACAACTCTACATAGGTATTCTGTGATAATTCTAAAGAGATTTGGTCTCACAGAGGATACATATCAGAAATATCTGAAAAAGTCTAAGGAGTGTGAACCACCGCTTTCTCAGAAAGAACTTGACAACATTTGGAAGAGTGCTTGTAAGTTTTATAAAGTGATTTCATCTTCTCCGGATTATATTCCGCCTGATAAATACAACGGTGGTTCATTAAAGCCAGACGACTTTTCTCATATTGGTGAAGCCAGGACTTTTACAGCTGCGTATAACAATGAAGTTTGTTATACAGAGGCAACTGGTTTTTTGAGGTATAACGGAATCAACTGGGAAGAATCTTATCAGCGTTCTAAGAAAGCGGTCATGGAGCACACTGATTTGCAACTCAAAGAGGCTAATATCATGATCAATGCAGCTTTTGAGAAGATGGAAACTCTTGGAACTACACGTGCTGAGACTATGATGCTCAGAAAGAATCAGCTCGCAATTATGTCTATTGATAAGACAGCGGCTTATCAGGAGTTAATTAGTGCCAAGGATTACCATGCTTTTGTAATGAGGTGTCGTAACATTAATGGGGTTAAATCTATACTGGAAGCATCAATGCCATTAATGGAAAAGCAGCCTGATGAGTTGGACAATAATCCATTTCTGCTTAATACACCTACATTCACCTATAATTTGAAAAAAGGGTTGAATGGTATGCAGGAACATAACTATAATGATTATATCACAAAAGTTACGATGGTATCGCCAGATACTAAGGGTGATAATTTATGGAATGATGCGCTTGACGTTTTCTTCTGCGGAGACAAAGAACTTATCAATTATGTGCAGCGTATTGTAGGATTGGCTGCAATTGGTAATGTATATCTTGAAGCAATGATTATTGCTTACGGTAGCGGAAGAAATGGCAAGTCAACATTCTGGAATACAATTGCTCGTGTACTAGGAAACTATGCGGGTAATATGTCTGCTGATACATTGACAGTTGGCTGTAAGCGAAATGTTAAACCGGAAATGGCAGAGTTGAAAGGAAAACGTCTTGTTATTGCATCGGAGCTGGAAGAAGGTATGCATTTGAATTCCAGCATGATTAAGCAGTTATGTTCTACTGATGCAATTTACGCTGAGAAAAAGTATAAGGCTCCATTTAGCTTTACTCCAAGTCATACACTGGTACTATACACTAATCATCTTCCGAAAGTAAGTGCTTATGATTTAGGAACATGGCGCAGACTGATAGTTATTCCGTTCAATGCAACAATAGATGGTAGCAGTGATATCAAGAACTATACAGAATATCTTGCTAAGCATGCGGGAGGCGCGATTTTGTCTTGGATTATTGAAGGCTCACGTAAGGCAATTGCAGAGAACTACAATATCAAACCACCGAATGTTGTATGTGAGGCTATTGCAGCCTACCGTGAAAAGAACGATTGGCTATCTGTGTTCCTTAATGAGAAGTGTGCAATAGATCCATCATATAAGCAAAAGTCGGGCGAACTGTATGATGCTTACTTGGATTATTGTGTCAATACAAAGGAGCATAAACACAGTACAAAAGATTTCTATGCAGCTTTGGAGCAGGCGGGGTATCATAAGATGAGGAATAATAAAGGAAGCTTCGTTTATGGTCTAATGATTAAAAGTGATTACCACACCAATGAGATGGATTTTGGTGCTTGA
- a CDS encoding DNA polymerase — protein MKMIYINIKAFSDVDVINAGVYRYVESQEFELLLLSYSIDGGEVQVVNVAGGEIIPEAILRALTDNSILKYAYNATFVRICLSKYLRRNYHHYFKSYNISEDNSGGYLDPSAWRCIMISAAYNGLPFSFKSVCEIMNLEIRKMNDVSALERYFCVPDYNSVRHYPAESSGKWEEFKRHTMRELELVIDLHKKLLRFPVPETVWDEYHLGEKINDRGILIDLTMVEQAIRFGEFARASILEKLQQLTNLENPKSVQQMKQWLSEHGVNTSLLDRSTVQHLIKSVPVEIQKVLLLYQQISKSSLSKYETMKNVACFDSRARGMFQFYGASRSGRFSSRHLQFHNLPQNHISNLSEARDLLKKGDYNALKCIYNDTIQDILAQLIRTAFIPREGYRFIVADFNAIEARVIAWLAGEQWRMDAFANGEDIYCASASKMFGVPVEKHGINGHLRQKGKIAELACGYGGSVGAMKAMGGDELNLSDEELKRIVDDWRKSSPYITTLWWAVDDAVKSAIKYKTTTETHGLRFIYQSRILFIELPSKRRLAYAQPAIVKNRFGGESVTYMGTGKNQKWECIESYGSKLVENIVQGIARDLLCNSIRMLSDCFIVAHVHDEVIIEADSRVSLQTVRKKMSRSPPWAKGLLLQAEAYECEYYQKE, from the coding sequence ATGAAAATGATTTACATTAATATCAAGGCGTTTTCTGATGTTGATGTAATTAATGCAGGTGTTTATCGATATGTGGAGTCGCAGGAATTTGAGTTGCTATTGTTAAGTTATTCGATTGATGGCGGGGAAGTGCAGGTTGTTAATGTTGCTGGTGGTGAGATTATACCTGAGGCCATTTTAAGAGCTTTAACTGATAATAGTATTCTGAAATATGCCTATAATGCTACATTTGTAAGGATTTGCTTGTCTAAGTATCTACGCAGGAACTATCATCATTATTTCAAATCATACAATATTTCCGAGGATAATAGTGGTGGATATCTTGATCCGTCAGCATGGCGCTGCATTATGATATCGGCTGCATATAATGGTTTGCCTTTTTCATTCAAAAGCGTATGTGAGATAATGAATTTAGAAATACGCAAAATGAATGATGTATCGGCGCTTGAGCGTTATTTCTGCGTACCGGACTATAATAGTGTTAGACATTATCCGGCGGAATCATCTGGAAAATGGGAAGAGTTTAAGCGGCATACAATGCGCGAGCTTGAGCTAGTGATTGATTTACATAAGAAGCTTTTACGCTTCCCTGTCCCCGAAACTGTTTGGGATGAATATCACCTTGGTGAGAAAATCAATGATCGTGGTATCTTGATTGACTTAACAATGGTGGAGCAGGCAATTCGTTTCGGAGAGTTTGCTAGGGCATCGATTTTGGAGAAACTACAGCAACTTACAAATCTGGAAAATCCCAAATCCGTGCAGCAGATGAAACAATGGCTTTCAGAGCATGGTGTAAATACCAGTTTACTCGACAGGAGTACCGTACAGCATCTTATAAAATCTGTTCCAGTAGAAATACAGAAAGTATTACTATTGTATCAACAGATTTCAAAAAGCTCCCTATCTAAATATGAAACAATGAAAAATGTTGCCTGTTTTGATAGCCGTGCACGAGGGATGTTTCAATTTTATGGAGCAAGTAGGAGCGGTCGTTTTTCCAGTAGACATTTACAATTCCATAATTTACCGCAAAATCATATTTCGAACCTATCGGAAGCACGTGATTTGCTCAAAAAAGGGGATTATAATGCTTTGAAGTGCATTTATAATGATACTATCCAAGATATTCTGGCGCAGCTTATACGTACGGCGTTTATTCCACGTGAAGGTTATCGTTTTATTGTTGCTGATTTCAACGCGATCGAGGCAAGAGTTATAGCATGGCTTGCAGGGGAGCAGTGGCGTATGGACGCCTTTGCAAACGGGGAGGACATATACTGTGCGTCGGCATCGAAGATGTTCGGCGTTCCTGTTGAAAAGCATGGTATAAACGGCCATCTGCGCCAGAAAGGCAAGATCGCGGAATTAGCCTGCGGTTATGGCGGCTCTGTCGGCGCTATGAAAGCTATGGGCGGAGATGAGCTGAACCTTTCTGACGAGGAACTGAAGCGTATCGTGGACGACTGGCGTAAATCCTCTCCGTATATAACGACGCTGTGGTGGGCAGTAGATGATGCGGTAAAGAGCGCAATAAAGTATAAGACAACAACAGAAACACATGGTTTGCGCTTTATATACCAGAGCAGGATTCTGTTTATAGAGCTACCCTCAAAACGGCGTTTAGCTTATGCTCAACCTGCAATAGTTAAGAACCGGTTCGGCGGTGAATCTGTAACGTATATGGGAACAGGCAAAAACCAGAAATGGGAATGCATTGAGAGCTATGGTTCGAAACTTGTTGAGAACATTGTGCAGGGGATAGCTCGAGATCTGCTTTGCAATAGTATTAGAATGTTGTCAGACTGTTTTATCGTCGCACATGTGCATGATGAAGTAATAATTGAAGCAGACAGTAGAGTATCATTGCAGACAGTACGTAAGAAGATGTCAAGATCACCACCGTGGGCAAAAGGTCTGCTGTTGCAGGCAGAAGCTTATGAGTGTGAGTATTATCAAAAAGAATAG
- a CDS encoding ssDNA-binding protein, with protein MKMNDNTSIITGKSVCFCYLNVFEPKSYKKGEKPKYSLMALISKDDTFTLTKVEAAIEAAYFAGQNKLMGNDGVIPSLGAIPTPLKDGEREHPGDPIYAGRYFINASSYYKPEVVDSECKPIIDASEIYGGIFGRVSLNFYAYNHEGKCGIGCQLQNLQKNRDGERITHRSSAKDDFANLSGDEEDDFFA; from the coding sequence ATGAAAATGAACGATAATACTTCTATTATTACGGGCAAGAGCGTGTGCTTTTGCTATTTAAATGTTTTCGAACCAAAGAGCTATAAAAAAGGTGAAAAGCCTAAATATAGTTTAATGGCTCTTATCTCAAAAGATGATACATTCACTCTTACGAAAGTTGAGGCGGCTATAGAAGCTGCCTATTTTGCAGGTCAGAATAAGCTTATGGGGAATGATGGTGTAATTCCTTCGCTTGGAGCAATCCCAACTCCATTGAAAGATGGTGAAAGGGAACATCCTGGTGACCCAATATATGCAGGGCGTTATTTTATAAATGCCTCAAGTTATTATAAGCCTGAGGTAGTTGATAGTGAATGCAAGCCTATTATTGATGCCAGCGAGATTTATGGCGGTATTTTTGGAAGAGTTTCTTTAAACTTTTATGCCTATAATCATGAAGGCAAATGCGGTATTGGCTGCCAGTTACAGAATCTGCAGAAGAATAGAGACGGTGAGCGCATTACTCACAGGTCAAGTGCAAAGGATGACTTTGCCAACTTAAGTGGTGATGAGGAAGATGATTTCTTTGCTTAA
- a CDS encoding helix-turn-helix domain-containing protein produces MLENSSLQEIPFMLSVKQAFEAVGVSAYAVRKWAKSGTISAVRAGVKIFVNMKSLMDFLNNSYLTKQHNKPEGISPISIDLQEEYK; encoded by the coding sequence ATGTTAGAAAATTCTAGTTTACAGGAGATTCCTTTTATGTTAAGCGTAAAACAAGCCTTTGAGGCGGTTGGGGTCTCAGCATATGCTGTCCGAAAATGGGCTAAGAGTGGAACAATTTCAGCAGTACGTGCCGGAGTTAAAATATTTGTCAATATGAAGTCTTTGATGGACTTTTTGAACAATAGCTATCTTACTAAGCAGCATAATAAACCAGAGGGGATTTCCCCGATTTCTATCGATTTACAGGAGGAATATAAATGA